In Scylla paramamosain isolate STU-SP2022 chromosome 17, ASM3559412v1, whole genome shotgun sequence, one DNA window encodes the following:
- the LOC135108583 gene encoding uncharacterized protein LOC135108583 yields MVEQVADFEEGGEEVVGPVQGTVVEAPELPEIKLFGKWSLDDVQLNDMSLQDYIAVKKYYAKYLPHSAGRYAAKRFRKAQCPIVERLTNSLMMHGRNNGKKLLAVRIVKHSFEIIHLLTGENPVQIVVNAIINSGPREDSTRIGRARTVRRQAVDVSPLRRVNQAIWLLTTGAREAAFRNIKTIAECLADELINASRGSSNSYAIKKKDELERVAKSNR; encoded by the coding sequence ATGGTGGAGCAGGTGGCAGACTttgaggaggggggagaggaggtggtggggccAGTGCAGGGGACGGTGGTGGAGGCGCCCGAGCTGCCGGAGATCAAGCTGTTTGGCAAGTGGTCCCTCGATGATGTGCAGCTCAACGACATGTCTCTGCAGGATTACATCGCCGTCAAGAAGTATTATGCCAAGTATCTCCCCCACTCGGCCGGTCGGTACGCAGCCAAGAGGTTCCGGAAGGCCCAGTGTCCGATCGTGGAGCGCCTCACTAACTCGCTGATGATGCACGGCAGGAACAATGGAAAGAAACTCCTGGCCGTTAGAATTGTCAAGCACTCGTTCGAGATCATCCACCTGCTGACTGGAGAGAACCCAGTGCAGATTGTGGTGAACGCGATCATCAATTCTGGTCCACGTGAAGACTCAACGCGTATTGGCCGTGCAAGAACTGTGCGTCGCCAGGCTGTGGACGTGTCGCCCCTCAGGAGGGTCAACCAGGCCATCTGGCTGCTGACTACTGGGGCTCGTGAGGCAGCCTTCCGCAACATCAAGACTATCGCTGAGTGCCTGGCTGACGAGCTGATCAACGCCTCCAGGGGCTCCTCCAACAGCTACGCCATCAAGAAGAAGGACGAGCTGGAACGCGTCGCCAAGTCCAACCGTTAA